DNA sequence from the Actinomycetota bacterium genome:
GACGTTTGTCTAGAATCGATTCTTGGAAAAATGCTGGATAGGGAGAAAAACAAAGGCGAACTAAAGCCATATCTGAGAAACATTAATGTACGTTGGGGGGAATTCGACCTTGATGACTTGCTTGAAATGCGATTTGAAGAGTCTGAGTATGTTCGATACGGTTTGCAAGACGGTGACTTGGTTATCTGTGAAGGCGGGGAACCCGGTCGTTGTGCGGTGTGGCGGAAAGCGCTTGGTCAGGATATGCAATTTCAAAAAGCATTGCACCGTGTACGTTTTACTAATGCCATAAATTCATTTTTCGTGCAACTGTATTTTGAGCGTTGCGCATCAAATCGCAGGCTTGAGAAAATGTTTACTGGAACCACCATCAAGCATTTGACAGGCGAGAAGCTGGCAAGAATGTCCATTCCCATGTGCTCAATTGATGAACAGGCTGAGATTGTGCTAGCACTTGAATCAAAGTTTTCTGAGCTCGACCAGCTCGACCAAACCATCACTACATCCCTACAACAAGCCGAAGCTCTGCGCCAATCTATCCTGAAAAAAGCCTTCTCCGGCCAACTGGTGCCGCAGGACTCGCGCGACGAACCCGCCTCGGCTTTGCTGGCACGCATCAAGGCGGAAAAAAGTGGCGCCGTTGAAGCACGGTAAAATCGGACGAGCAGTGTCGTGGAAGCGGGTGTAAATTCGGCTTTATCGGTAGCTCAAAAGATATGTGGGTGCTAATATGGGCATAATAGCTAAAACACCAATACCATAAAAAGCAGATTACGTAGAAGGAAGATGCGAGTGGAAAAAGTATCGGTTTGTGCGCCTGCGTCCGATATTGGTCCCGTGTATGCCCGGTTTTTTTCCTCTGGGGTGCTCAGGGAGCTGGCACATAAAGGCCATTCGACTATAGCGGCCCGGTTGGCGAGGCAATGTCATCTCTTTGACCAGTTTGGATCAGAAATGGCAGTGGGGGATTTCTATGACGCCATTTTCAAACGGTTGACCCGCGATTACCGTCACGAATATATCTATAAAAATGCTATTGCTGAAAAAATCCTGCTAGGCAAGCACAATCTAAACACTGCTTTCATGTTAATGGAGTTTCGTGCCGACGATTGCATAGCCGATGCGGTTGTACTGAATGGAACTTCCCATGTTTATGAAATCAAATCGGAGATGGACAGCTTTGACCGGCTCGACCGCCAGCTTGCCGCGTATCAAAAGATGTTTGATTTCATAACAATCATCACTACTGAACGGCTCTACAAAGTGGTCAATGAGCGGATTCCGAAGGAAGTGGGTATCATGGTGCTTGCCGATGGCAGGTATCAATTCAGGCGGAACACATGTCGCCGAGAGGCAATCAGCAATAAATACAATGTCGACCCGATTGTTATTTTCAACTCATTGCAAAGGCGGGAATACCTAAGGATTATCAAAAAAGAGTTGGGGGCATCGTTGACACATTATCCCAATACCCAGATTTACGGTGAGGCAAAGAAATATTTCGAGCAACTAACGCCTGAGTTAGCCCATGATGCTATGGTTGAGACACTTAAGAACCGCAGTGATACATTGCGGGTGGCTGACTTTGTTGACGTTGTTCCCAGCAGTCTAAAAGCAGCCGCGTTATCAATGCGACTGACAAGAGAAGAGCGCAACAGATTCATAGGTCTACTGCACAAAGGCATTGCATCGGTATTTGCATAGCCCCACCAGGAACAGGAGAGCGCATGTACTATCCATTTATTCGTGGTAAACAATTTGAGCTTGTTATGCTTCGTGAAATGGCGCCCAGGATTGCGGAATGGGGCTTTGTGCCGATTATTGAACCGGTAAAGGGAAATTTCCCCGCACTGAAGAAAGCGCTTGACCAGCTTATTGAACAGAATTGCCGTTTTATTATTATTACGAATCCGAGTGTTGGAGAATTGACCGCAGATAGTTCTGCGTTACGTACCGAAATCTTTGATGAACATCTTTGTGATTACAATAACTTTTCAATCGGCTTTAATCTGTCCGCAACAGATACAAACGACACAGCGAAAAGACTCTTTGAGATGCATGATAGAAACATCGCTATTATCCATAACGGTTTTTCTGATGGTAAAGCGCTATCCGAACTGATCGAAGAAAAAAATCCAACAATAACTGAGCATGTGTTTGTCGAACAACAGAGTTCAACAATGCTCTACCGCAAGCACTTTAAGGGTATGAAAAGAATTATCGTAAAAGACGGATTCGAAAGTCGCATCAATCGAGAATATCCGCCCTCAGAACCGTTTTCTGAGCTTTATCTAACCTTTGAAGACATGGGATGCGATGGTTTTGGTGACTTCTTAATAGTCGGAAGTGATTTCAGAGAGGGTGGTGGTCCAGCCTACGCCATCGCGATTCATCTAACTTATGCAGATTCGGATGCAGACGATGCTATAGCAATCAAGCATTATATATCCGATCAAACTGATACCCCTAAAGATCCGGCTGGAAAATTTCTCGAAGCGCTCAGAAAACTTGTTGATGATGTGCGGGGCGTTAATTCGCCAGTTTTCAGATCAACAGCCATAGAGGCGTATATGCAGCTTTACAGTGATCAGCATTTTCCAGGTTTAGGATATGTGAAAAAGCTCTCTATGCAGCACCATATCGAATTGATGGCGCATCTCTTATTTTCGGAGGCATAAACATGTATTGCTGCGCCACTTGTTTCGGGGACTCATTCCTTGATAAACGCATTCCTGAAATCTCAAAACAGATCGGAAAGTGCGGCTTTTGCTATGCTATCAATGTAGTATTGATTGAGCCAACAGCGCTACTCGACTACTTCCAGTCGGTAAGTTCGATTTATGCCGAATGCTTTGAATCTGATGCGAAACCTCTGATTGAATGGTTTAAGGACGATTGGCAAATATTCTCTTCACTTGATCAGATCAACGCGAAAGCTTTATTGGGCGAAATACTTGATGACGGCGAGATCGTGCGCAAGGAATTTGTTGTTCGGGATGTTCCGGTATTGGGTGCTGTTGAGAAATGGGCGACTTTTCGCGATGAGATTATGAGGAAAAATCGGTTTTTCTTTCAGCACGACCTAGATCTTGATAGTTTAAAAGAGTTGTTTGACACATATCT
Encoded proteins:
- a CDS encoding sce7725 family protein, whose product is MYYPFIRGKQFELVMLREMAPRIAEWGFVPIIEPVKGNFPALKKALDQLIEQNCRFIIITNPSVGELTADSSALRTEIFDEHLCDYNNFSIGFNLSATDTNDTAKRLFEMHDRNIAIIHNGFSDGKALSELIEEKNPTITEHVFVEQQSSTMLYRKHFKGMKRIIVKDGFESRINREYPPSEPFSELYLTFEDMGCDGFGDFLIVGSDFREGGGPAYAIAIHLTYADSDADDAIAIKHYISDQTDTPKDPAGKFLEALRKLVDDVRGVNSPVFRSTAIEAYMQLYSDQHFPGLGYVKKLSMQHHIELMAHLLFSEA
- a CDS encoding sce7726 family protein produces the protein MEKVSVCAPASDIGPVYARFFSSGVLRELAHKGHSTIAARLARQCHLFDQFGSEMAVGDFYDAIFKRLTRDYRHEYIYKNAIAEKILLGKHNLNTAFMLMEFRADDCIADAVVLNGTSHVYEIKSEMDSFDRLDRQLAAYQKMFDFITIITTERLYKVVNERIPKEVGIMVLADGRYQFRRNTCRREAISNKYNVDPIVIFNSLQRREYLRIIKKELGASLTHYPNTQIYGEAKKYFEQLTPELAHDAMVETLKNRSDTLRVADFVDVVPSSLKAAALSMRLTREERNRFIGLLHKGIASVFA